In Rhizobium sp. BG4, the genomic stretch GCACTAGCGGTGGAGCGACGAGCTCCTGTTCAACGTTCTGTTCGGCACTCGTGTAGAAGAATGCGGCATTGACGACATTCCGATAGCCGAATGTGTGGCTCCAGCCCAGGCCGGCCGCCGTTGACTTCGTATCGATGTCGTCGCTCTCGGTGTAGCCCACAGTGGGGAAGCTGATTAACTGATCGAGCCGGCTGTCGGAGTGATTGGCGTAAAGAACAAAGCGGTCATCTGGATTGGGGGTGGCCGTCAAATATCCGTTGCCGGACAGATTACGAATGTCTCCGTCAAAGCTGCCTTGGCCACCGAAACCTGCGGGACTGGTCAGGAACGGACCATAATCGCCGCCATACGGCGTCTGCACCCACGTCAGATTCAGATACCCGCTCACCGGGAACGGGGCATTGGCAAAACCCTGCAGTTCCGCTTCACCCGTCGGTTTCGTCTCGCCAGCCGAATTGATGAAGCCCGCGCCAAGCGAGCCCTCCAGAAACGGGCGGCGCAGAAGATTTGCAGAGCGGGAGCGGCCGGACAGCATGTGCGGATCGAGCAGTAGACCCTGCAAGAGCGCCGAGAAGCTGTTCGAGTTCAGCTTGTAGAGATCGATCTCGTCGTCGAAGATTTCGGCATTGGCGAAGGGGCGGATGTTGCCGCGGATCGACTGGTCGACATAGCCGCTGCCGGCGAAGGGGTCGAAGACCGCATCGCCGTAATAGCGGCCCCAGGCGTTGAGGCCGCGCAGGCGGAAGGCGTTGTTCAGCGTCGAGCCGGCATCCTGATTGGCGCCGAGCGAGCCGTAGTGGCCGCCGCGGGCCTTGGAGCGGCGCAGGAATTCCTGGGCATTCTCAAGCGCGCCATCCGGATCGTAATCGTCGATCGCGACGGCGGTGCGGAATGACGAGATTACCGGATCGTTCTTGTCCAGCCGGTCGGCATTGTCGAGCGCCTGTTCGGAGAGGACGCGGTCGCCCTTTTCGTAGTGGCCGGCGGCGAGCATAAGCTGCGCCTGCGAATGCGCCGGATTGGCCGTCGAAGACGCCAGGAGATCGTCGATCGCCTTGTCCATCTCGCCCATCTGCAGATAGTAGCGGCCGCGGGCGAGAAGGGCGATGTCGAAGGCCGGGTCGGCGGCGAGCGCGAGGTCGATTTCGCGCTTGGCTTCCTTCATCCGTGACTGATCGAGATAGAGAATTGCCAGATTGGCATGACCGATCGGATCGTCGCGATCGAGCTCGATTGCTTTCTTCAGCGCGGCTTCGGCTTCGCGCGAGGCGCCGCGGGCATCCTGCAGCAGACCGAGGTCGTTCCAGGCCATCGATGAGCCGGGCGCCACTTCGATCGCTGCGTTCAAGTCGGCGAGGGCGCCTTCGAGATCCCCCTGATAATCGGCGCGCATGCGGGCGCGGGCCTGAAGGGCGTTCGGATCCTGCGGGTCGATCGCCAGCGAGCGGGCGATTGCGTCCTGCATCTGGACGCGGTCGTTGATCAGCAGCGCGAGCTGGGCGCGCAGCGCCGGCAGCGTCGAGTCATCAGGATAGCGCGCTTCGGCCTGCTTCATCGTGGCGATCGCTGCCGGGATGTCTTCGAGGAAGCCGGCCGTGTAGGCCTTCATCACCGCGGCGTAGGGGCCGGTGACGCTCGCCGGCGGCTTCTCGTTGCGGGAGGGATCGCGGAGCGACCGGGCGTAATAGCCGCCGTAGGCGGCGATGCCGCGGCGCAGCGGATCGAGGGAGCGTTCGGCGCTGGCAAAGAGTTTCGCCGCATCGTCATAGCGCTTCTCGGCGCCGGCGATCAGCGCCTCGATGAGATCGGCGCGGGCGCGCTGGGAGGCCGAGAGACGGGAGGCGCGGGCCTGCGCCAGGGATTCCAGCGCTTTCCTGCGGCCATCGAGCGAGAGCTGCACTTCGGCAAGCGTCAGCCAGTCCTCGGCGTTGCGGGCGCCGGGCGCCTTGGCCTCGATGCGGCCGCGCTCGCTGCGCATCTTCTGCACCGGAAGCGGCGAGGCGGGCATGAAGGTGAAGCCGCTGCGCAGCGTCAGGTAGAAGAGCATCTGCTCGCGATCATCCGGCGTGACGATGACGAGCTTGCGCGGCGCCTGGCCGATGGTGGCGACGGCGCCTTCGCCCTCCGCCACCTGGACGCTGCCATAGTCGTTCTTCAGCTCGACCTGGCCCTCGAGCACGATCAGCGAGGTCTGGTCGCCCTTGACGGTCAGCGTCCAGTCCGTGCCGCGGATAGCGGCGGCCGCAGCCGGGGTCTCGACCGTCAGCCCCGTGCCGCCGCGCTGCGCGCGGGCCCACATGGTACCGGATTGCAGGTTGAGGATCGTGTCGCCGTCGCGCGCCATCTTCTTGACCTGCAGCGCCGAATTGCGGCCGAGGCGAACCTGGGTGCGGTCGGCAAAGAGGATGGCGAGCTGGCCGGATGCATTGGTGCGCAGCACGTCGCCGCCGAGCAGATCCTGGTGCAGGTCGACGTTTTGCCAGTTCGACAGATCGACGAAGCGGACTTCCTCGCCCATCTTGCGGTCGATGACGGAACCGGCTGCCGGTTCGGCGCGCAAAACAGGGTCGGCCGCTGCCGGCCGCGCAACAAAAGACGCTGCCACAGTCAACGCCATCACGGCGGACATGGAATTCGTAAATCTACCCCTCATAGAAAAGCGTTTGTCTTTGGTGCCGCCAAAAGTCAAGCAGAGTTCTACTTATGCTATTGCTTTGGTTGTGAAGTGTAATATCAGGGAAACACTTTGCGGCGGAGTTAAGTGCGTGGCGGATTTCGAAAGTGCGACTGAACTGATGATGAGCGATCCTTCGACAGGGGATATCGGATCGGAATATTTCGATCATATCAAGAAGATAAACGACATCTTCTACGATCAGATCAAGATATCCGATCAGAAGGCGGCTTACATCTTCACCTTCATGCTTGCCTTTCTCGTCAGCTCCAGCGAGGTACGCGCGGTCTTTACATGGACGCGCTATGCGGACGGAAACCTGCAGCACATTCTGTTCTCCGGTCTGCTTGCAGCGGCGTCCGTCTTCTCGATCCTGTCGGCGATCCTGGTGGTGCTGCCGCGCCATCTCACCAAGTCCACCTCGCTATTCTGGGGCACCTGGGGCGAGCACCGGCAGCTCTTCTGGGACGCGGCGGCACGGCGCGACGAGCGTTATCTCTTCGCCGAATATCTCGACAATGCCGATATTCTCTCCACCATTGCGCGCGGCAAGTATCGTTGCGTCACACTCGCGTTTCGCGGACTGATGGTCACCGTCATCGCTTATGTGCTGCTTCTGATCGCCGGGTAACGACGGGTCCTTTTCCGGCACGGAATCCCGTTTTGAAACAGCAGTGGCTGTGGAGTGTTACCATTGGTCAAGTATCTGAATCTTTGGCATTTCCGGCCTTGCTCATGAGCATGCCACAATATTGCCGCTTGCTTTTTTTCCCGAATGCTGTCACGTCATGCAGTACTCGGGCATTAGCATGCCGGTGACTGGACAGATGTGGTAGCCCTCCCGCAAGGGTGGCAGAGCGGCTAGAAACCGCTTCGTAGACGTTCTTTCCCCGTACGTGACTTCTCCGACTGACCCTTCGCGCCCGGTTTCGGGACGAAAGCTAAAGCCGTCCGCTTCCTCTCGAGGGGGCGGATACTAAGACAAGACTAAGGGAAAAGGACTATCCCACATGGCCACCAAGGGCACCGTAAAATTCTTCAACCAGGACAAGGGTTTTGGTTTCATCACTCCGGAAGGCGGCGCTAAGGACGTATTCGTCCACATCTCCGCTCTCCAGGCTTCCGGCATCCAGTCGCTGCGCGAAGGCCAGCAGGTCACGTTCGACACCGAGCCGGATCGCATGGGCAAGGGCCCGAAGGCCGTCAACATCTCGGCTAACTAATTCGATTTCTGCCTTCCGGCAGGAATGAGAACGGCGCCTCCAGGGGCGCCGTTTTTCGTTTGGGCTGTCGTGCGACATCAGGCGCTGAGCGCTTCCGCCGGTGCGGCGGAGAGATCGACGGCGGCGAAGGCTGCGGCGATGACATCGGGGCCGGCGCCGGGCTTCGTCGCATCGGTCGACAGGATCTGGCGGTAGCGGCGTGCGCCCGGCAGGCCGGTGAACAGGCCGACCATGTGGCGGGCGATATGCTGCAGGCGGCCGCCATTGTCGATATGAGCAGCGGCATAGGCCATCATCCGGTCGCGCAAGGCGTCCCAATCCATCTCCTTGGCCGGTGCGCCATAGAAGCGCTGGTCGACATCGGCCAGGATCGCCGCATTCTGATAGGCGGCGCGGCCGAGCATGACGCCATCGACATGCGCGAGATGCGCCTGCGCTTCATCCAGCGTCTGGATGCCGCCATTGATGCCGATGAAGACGCCGGGCCAGCGCTCCTTCATGCGATAGACCATCGAATAGTCGAGCGGCGGGATCTCGCGGTTTTCCTTCGGGCTCAGACCCTTCAGCCAGGCCTTGCGGGCATGGATCCAGATCGCATCGGCGCCGGCATCGAGCACGCGTGTGACGAGATCGGGCAGGGCGGCTTCCGGATCCTGCTCGTCGACGCCGATGCGGCACTTGACGGTAACGGGCACCGAGGACACCGCCTTCATGGCACGCACGCAGTCCGCCACCACTTCGGGCGTCAGCATCAGGCAGGCGCCGAACGTGCCGGATTGCACGCGGTCGGAGGGGCAGCCGACATTGAGATTGATCTCGTCATAGCCATAGGGCGCGGCGATCCTGACGGCCTCGGCGAGCTTTGCCGGATCGGAGCCGCCAAGCTGCAGCGCGATCGGATGTTCGGCGGCATCGAAGGAGAGCAGCCGTTCGCGCGGCCCATGAATGATCGCGTCGGCGACGACCATCTCGGTATAGAGGAGGGCATTGTGGCTGATCTGGCGGTGAAAATAGCGGCAATGACGATCGGTCCAGTCGATCATCGGCGCCACGGCAAAGACAGGCCCATTGGAATAATGCGCCTTGCCTTCAGCCAAAGATGTCCCGCCGCCTTGCGCCGCCATGCCGTCTCGATCCTGTTTCGCTGCCGTCCCGCCACAATCTGGCCCATCAGGGATGGGAAGGCGGGGCGCGAAGCGCAACCGCCGGGAACGAGGGTGCTATACAGAACAAAAGCCCGGAAAGCGAGCGGCAAAATCCGGATGCGACACCGGCCCGCCGTCGCGCTTTCCCCATGAAAATGGCGGCGAGTTCACAATTTCGTCCCGACCGGCGGAATAATGTGGGCCGGCGCGGCCGGGGCTTGATGCAGCCGGGGCAAGCGCGTAGGTCTGAAACAAGGATGCTGCAGGGCGTCACCGGCCGGAGACATCGGCCGGAATAGACGCGCTGCGGGAATGCGAATGCGGAAGAGGTGGGCGGTTTGATCGATCCCTATGTGATGCTCGGAATTGACCGCGATGCAGGCGAGCAGGCGATCCGCAGCGCCTGGCGCAAGGCCGCCAAGACCGCGCATCCCGATGCCGGCGGCGATGCCGAGCATTTCGGCAGGCTGCAGGCCGCCTATGATCTCCTGAAGGACCCGGTGCGCCGCCGCGTCTATGACGATACCGGCTATGATCCGCAGCTCGCCGACCCGAAGGATATTGAGGGCGTGCTGATGCTGGAAAAGCTCGTCAACGACATCATCCTCGACGAGCGCGAACCCGGCAGCTTCGACCCCGTCGCCGCCATCCGCCGCAAACTCTCCGACGACATCGTCAAGAACCGCTTCCACATCCTGGAACTGGAACGCCACCGCAACCGCGTGCGCCAGCATATCGACCGCCTCGGCCGCCGCCCCGAAACCGACGTCCTCGGCTCGATGCTGCGGGCGCGGAGCCAGTCGATCACCGACGCGATCCAGAAGGCGCAGGGTCAGATCGAAGCGATCGAGCATGCGTATCAGATGATCGAGGGGTATAGTTATGAGCTGGAGGCGTTGGTGATGGTGGCGGAGCGGGGGAGTGAGGTTGAGGTGAGGCGGGGGGAGGCTGCGGAGTAGCGGCCGCATGACGATTACACTAAACTGGCCCCTAATTTTGTATCTACTGCCAGCTAGCGGCGCGCCTCCCTCCAAAAACTCATGCGTTCGTCGCTGCTAAGTCTCTATACGCCGAAAGCTTGTCACGATTTATTACTTCCAATATTCTTTCTTTTATATTTGAAACTCTCACCGAGTCGTCCGCCTTGTCCAGACGTACCTTGTCTACGCTGACGATTAGCTCAGCGTCTCTACGTTGCTTGGCAATTAAATCTGGAAATTCGCATACGATTTCACACTCGCCCTCGCAGTCAACGTAGCTGAAAGATGCAACGGCTTGCATACTATATACTTCCAGGTATTCGTGGATTGACTCATCTTTGAGGAATACAGATGCGTGCATCTTGTTGCCTCTGAAATCCATTGCTTTAAAATGCTCCTCCATCCATTTTATATTTTCTGGTAGGCTCAAATCTTCTGCCGGTCTCATTCCTAGTTCTTTTAAGTCAGCAAAAGCTAGTTCTGGGCTGGTGCGTTGTTGTATTATTATTTTTAAGAATTTTATTCTGTTTTTATTTGAGAAGTCGGAAAATTTCATACTTACAACTACCGACTCTTTCGATATGTGATTTTTCCGGAATTAGGTAGCAACTGCCACCAGCTCCCTAGAGCGGGACGCTAGCGCGAGAAGAATCCGATCGACTCTTCGCTACGAGCCTGGTAGGGTCCGCGGCATGTTCAGGCCCATAGACATACGACAACGCTGATTTTCTGCCCGCCGACCCCGGCGGTGCCCTGTCGTATCGCGTAATCACCAAGGGACCGAACATGCCAATCAACCTTCCCGCCACCAGTCCGTCGCAGCCCTCTATCTCCTCTGAACTGGAGGCACTTCGGAGGGTAGAAATATTGGGGCAACCAGCACTTCCTGCTCTCGCCCTATTGCCGCACCTTCACGTTTAAGAACCTCAGGACGTTCGACGAGGAAAAAGCCTACAAGGTCTTTTGCTTCCTCCGGTGGCCGGACAGCCACGGGAAGCCGGAGTGCGTGCGTTGCAGTAACAAGAGCTGCTGGGAGATCCGCCGCAAACGCTTCAAGTGCCAAGCATGCCGCCGGGAATTCTCTGTCACCACCGGGACGGTCTTCGCCTTCCGGAAGATGCCCTTTCTCGACATCCTGACGGCGCTGTGGTTCTCGGTGAACTCGGTCAAGGGCAAGAGCGCTCTGCAGCTCTCTCGCGAGCTGGGCGTCCAGTACAAGACGGCCTGGGTCATTCTCATGAAAATGCGCGAGGCGATCTCGTCGAGGCGCTTGGACATGATGCTCGAGGGCGAGATTCATATCGACGGCAAATACGCGGGCGGCCACATCAAGCCGGAGAACCGAAAGGCAGATCGCGTCGATCGACGACGAGCCGAGAACCAGAACAACAAGCGCCTGACAATCCTGACGATGCGCGAGAAGTCGCCGTTCGGCCGCGGCAGAGAGCAGACGCTGACGCGCGTCATCCGGAGCGAGGATTCCAACGAGGCATGGGAGATGGTCAGGAAGCACGTCCGTAGGGGGTCTCGCCTGCACGCAGACGAGCATTTCAGCTACGATGATCTCGAAGGCCTGCAGGAACTCCACCGGGTCAACCACAGCGAGGAATATCAGGCGAAGGGCGGGGTCAACACGAACCACGTCGAGAGCTTCTTCAGCCGTATCCAGCGCGCCTACGTAGGCATCCATCATCGCTTCTCGGTCAGGTATTTCGACTGGTACGCGGCTGAGATGGCCTGGCGCGAAGACAACCGTCGCGTCGACAACGGCATGCAGCTCTGGGGCATGATCTACAAGGGGCTCTCGAGGCCGACATCAAGAAACCTGTGCGGCTACTGGCAGGGGAACCATCCGCCAGATCTCGTTTGGAAGGGCGGCGAAAGCCCTGATGCGTAGCCGGGTTAGGCCGCGACCTCCCACTGGTAGCGGCGCCCGTCGATCATTCCGGCCCGCCTGATGCGGTTGGCCTTCGCGAGCTGATCAAGAACCTGAGAAAAGCGGCTACCGATCTGGCCCAGTCTGGCATCGTCTTCCGCAAGGCCCGTTTCGGTCGCGAAGACGCGAGCGAAGTCTGCTGTAGACATCGGTCGTTCAGCCGTGCGTAGAGTTCTCAGGACAAAGCTTCGCCGATCAAAGCCCTTGAAGAGCTGGGTAATGCTGTTGGGACTGGGAGTTGCCCGCTTCGAGCGGCGAACTGTGCCTGATGTATCGGGCATGTAGTCGGATTCGTAGGTTCGAATGACGAGATCGAAAGCGATCTGCTGCTGCTCCAGCGCGGCAATCTGGATTCTCAGCTCTTCAATCTGCGCGCCGAGATCTGCCCGCTTTCTCTTCAATTCATCCGCAACAAGAACCATACGCAACCACTCCTTTAGGATCGCGTCGATCCTAAGAGTTCAATGGCAGAGAGTCTGGTGGCAGTTGCTACCTAATTCCGAAAAACTCTGAAGGCATCGACAGGCCGTGCGTCGGTATATTTCTATCGGTGAAATTGTCAGAGTATCTCGTATAATTGAAACTAATGTTGTCGGTAGGGAAAATTCTTTTTGCTGCAGCCAGAGAATTGTATATGAATTGCGCTCTGTTGTTATCCACTACTTGTATGGTTTCAAATTTCAGAGATGATGGAATATTTGCATTAGAAATTTTTGAAATAATATCTTGGTCGGAAGATTTTTCTGACGTAAGCCAAAATAATACTCCAACAAAGGACTCGGAATTGACTTCCTTTGTATCCGTAAGCCCCCGAAGAGATTCTCGATGGGCGTCGGAATTTTTGTAGCACTCGATAGTGTGCGCTAAGTCCGTGATGTAACCCTTGAATGTCGAAGATGGGCTTTTGGGATAGGCCTTCTGACTAAACTTAACTGACATAATCACGTGCTCGGCGCGAAAGTCTTCTAGCTGCTTCTTTTGCGGGAAAAGCAAATCAATGCCATGCGTCTGGCGACCTTTTATCTGGTTTTCTGTCGCGTGTTTCTGAGGCCTCATACACGCGATACTGATATTCTCTAGCGCGCGCTCCCACCCGATCATAGCGAGAAAGTTTCGAATTAACTTCTCACCATCGTCGCCAATCTTCTTTGAAAGTTCACCCATTGAAATGATCCGTCCTAAAAGTATCTCGCGACGGTATCTTTCGTTTCGATTAAGTCAACCTATGCTGGATTTATTTTCATCGTTATCCCGCTCTTGCGACTTGGCGAAGGCGTTTGTCACCGCCCCGGCCGCCCGGTCTTGCCCTTCGTCCGGCTCTTACGCTTCTGCTCGCCCGGATCCTCATAGCTCCCAACCCCCGTCTTGCCGCGCACCAGCGGTCGCGGGTCGTCACGCTCCGGTTGCCCCTCCATCAGCGGCGAGAACCGCTTTGTGCTCTTCGATGCGTCGGGCTTTTCCGGCAGCGTGCCTGATACAGGCTTTTCCGTGCGGCCGACGGTCATTTCGTCGAGGTCGTTGCGGCGGAAGAGGGAGGTCGGAGCAAGATCGCCCCCCTCTGGCCTGCCGGCCATCTCCCCCACGGGTGGGGAGATCGACTCGTTGCGGCCGCTCGCTCCACTTTCCGGCTTTGGTGCCGTCGAACGAAGCCTCGAAGCATCCCGCTTGCCGGCTTCCATCGACTTGGCTTCCTCGCGGGCCATCGGGTCGTCCATGACGGCGAGTTCGGCGGCCTTGAGGCGTTTGATTTCGTCGCGCAGGCGGGCGGCTTTTTCGAAGTCGAGGTCGGCGGCGGCGTCGCGCATGGATTTTTCCAGCGCGTTGAGATGGGCCTGCAGGTTGTTGCCGACGAGGTTGCCGCCGTCGGCGAAGCCCTTGCCATTGACGCCCGAAATGTCGGCGCGGACGTGGTCGCGTTCGTAGACCGAGTCGAGGATGTCGGAGATGCGGGCCTTGACGCTCTCTGGCGTGATGCCGTGTTCGGTATTGTAGGCCATCTGCTTTTCGCGGCGCCGCGCGGTCTCGTCCATGGCGCGCTGCATCGAGCCGGTGATGTTGTCGGCATAGAGGATGACCTTGCCGTCGACGTTACGCGCGGCACGGCCGATGGTCTGGATCAGCGAGGTCTCGGAGCGCAGGAAACCTTCCTTGTCGGCGTCGAGAATGGCGACGAAGCCGCATTCGGGAATGTCGAGGCCTTCGCGCAGCAGGTTGATGCCGACGAGGACATCGAAGGCGCCGAGACGCAGGTCGCGGATGATCTCGATGCGCTCCAGCGTGTCGATATCCGAGTGCATGTAGCGGACGCGCACGCCCTGTTCATGCAGGTATTCGGTCAGGTCCTCGGCCATGCGCTTGGTCAGCACGGTGCAGAGGGTGCGGTAGCCCTTGGCGGCAGTCTCGCGGATTTCGCCGAGCACGTCGTCCACCTGGCTGCGGGCGGAGCGGACTTCGACGGGCGGATCGATGAGGCCGGTCGGGCGGATGACCTGTTCGGCGAAGACGCCGCCGGACTGATCCATCTCCCAGCCGCCTGGCGTCGCCGATACGGCGATCGTATCCGGGCGCATCGCATCCCATTCCTCGAAGCGGAGCGGGCGGTTGTCCATGCAGGAGGGCAGGCGGAAGCCGTATTCGGCCAGCGTCGCCTTGCGGCGGAAGTCGCCGCGGTACATGCCGCCGATCTGCGGCACGGTGACATGGCTTTCGTCGATGAAGACGATGGCGTTGTCAGGGACGTATTCGAACAGCGTCGGCGGCGGATCGCCGGGATCGCGGCCGGTCAGGTAGCGCGAATAGTTCTCGATGCCCTGGCAGGAGCCGGTGGCTTCCAGCATCTCGACATCGTAGCGGGTGCGCTGCTCCAGGCGCTGGGCCTCCAGCAGGCGGCCGGCCTTTTCGAGCTCGACGAGGCGGAGCTTCAGCTCTTCCTTGATCGACTTGATGGCGCCGTTCAGCGTCGGGCGCGGCGTCACATAGTGCGAGTTGGCGTAGATCTTCACCGATTTCAGGTCGCCGGTCTTGGCGCCGGTCAGCGGGTCGAATTCGGTGATGGCGTCGATCTCGTCGCCGAACATCGAGATGCGCCAGGCCGCGTCTTCCAGGTGGGCCGGGAAGATTTCGATCGTGTCGCCGCGGACGCGGAAGGAACCGCGGGTAAAATCCATGTCGCGGCGCTTGTATTGCTGGGCCACGAGGTCGGCCAACAGCTGGCGCTGGTCGAGGCGGTCGCCGACATTCATCTGGAACGTCATCGCCGTATAGGTCTCGACCGAGCCGATACCGTAGATGCAGGAGACCGAGGCGACGATGATGCAGTCGTCGCGCTCCAGCAGCGAGCGCGTCGCCGAGTGGCGCATGCGGTCGATCTGCTCGTTGATCGAGCTTTCCTTCTCGATATAGGTGTCGGAGCGCGGGACGTAGGCCTCCGGCTGGTAATAGTCGTAGTAGGAAACGAAATACTCGACGGCGTTGTCGGGGAAGAAGTTCTTGAACTCCGAATAGAGCTGGGCCGCCAGCGTCTTGTTCGGCGCCAGGATCAGCGCCGGGCGCTGGGTTTCCTCGATCACCTTGGCCATGGTGAAGGTCTTGCCCGAGCCGGTGACGCCGAGCAGCACCTGGCTGCGGTCGCCATTCTCCAGTCCCTCGACGAGATCGCGGATCGCCGTCGGCTGGTCGCCGGCGGGCTTGTATTCGCTGTCCATGCGGATGGTGATGCCGCCTTCGGACTTGTCGGGGCGGGCCGGGCGGTGCGGCGTCCAGATCTTGCCGTTCCTGTGCAGCGGGTTGCCGCTCTCGATCAGCTTGGCGAGCGCATCGACCGTGGCGGTGACGGCGGTGCCGGCCGAAAGCGACGAAGCTTCCTCCAAGCCGACATCGAGGCCGGAGACCGGGTTGAGGCCGGCGGCGGCACGGGTCTTCGGATCGGTCGAGCCACCGATCGAGACGCCGCGCGCGGTCTTGGACACCGTCGCCTTCTTGTTGACGCTGACGGCTTCGCTGTGCTTGCGCGCCTCGTTCTCGACCTTCTTGCGGTGCTTGCCCGCCTTGGAGGCGATTTCGCGCTGGCTTTCGACGCCCGCGGCCTCGGCATCACGCTCCAGCTGCTTCACCCAGTCGGCGACGGACCCTTCGAGCGGGGCGCCTTCGAAAGACGACTGGGGAGCTTCCTCGAAGCCATTCGGGGCGGGAGATTTCTTCGGAGTTTTGGCCATGGCCGGAATATGGAGAGAGTCAGCGCGAAAGTGAAGAGGCAAAGAGTACAAAAGGGAAACGAATGAATCGTTCGGATTTCGCCAATAGTCGGACCGAAATAGAAAACCGGCCGGGTTGCCCCGGCCGGTTCATCAGGCGCTGAGTAGGTCTCAGCCGTTCTTCTTGATGACGCCGTAGACGATGTTGCGGTTCTTGCCGAAGAAGACCTTGGATTCGTAGTTCTGGCCGGCCGTCGCCTCGTGGATGATCTTCCACATGTCGGCTTCCGAACGGAGCAGCAGCGCCCAGTTCATGAAGGTCTCGATGTAGCCGTCGACGAGGATCGGGTAGGAATAGTTGGCGAACAGGAATGTGCCGCCCGGCTTGACCATTTCCAGGCAACGCTGGGTCAGCTTGATGGCGACGCGATCGACCAGGTAGTCGTAGAGGCCGG encodes the following:
- a CDS encoding FecR domain-containing protein, which codes for MRGRFTNSMSAVMALTVAASFVARPAAADPVLRAEPAAGSVIDRKMGEEVRFVDLSNWQNVDLHQDLLGGDVLRTNASGQLAILFADRTQVRLGRNSALQVKKMARDGDTILNLQSGTMWARAQRGGTGLTVETPAAAAAIRGTDWTLTVKGDQTSLIVLEGQVELKNDYGSVQVAEGEGAVATIGQAPRKLVIVTPDDREQMLFYLTLRSGFTFMPASPLPVQKMRSERGRIEAKAPGARNAEDWLTLAEVQLSLDGRRKALESLAQARASRLSASQRARADLIEALIAGAEKRYDDAAKLFASAERSLDPLRRGIAAYGGYYARSLRDPSRNEKPPASVTGPYAAVMKAYTAGFLEDIPAAIATMKQAEARYPDDSTLPALRAQLALLINDRVQMQDAIARSLAIDPQDPNALQARARMRADYQGDLEGALADLNAAIEVAPGSSMAWNDLGLLQDARGASREAEAALKKAIELDRDDPIGHANLAILYLDQSRMKEAKREIDLALAADPAFDIALLARGRYYLQMGEMDKAIDDLLASSTANPAHSQAQLMLAAGHYEKGDRVLSEQALDNADRLDKNDPVISSFRTAVAIDDYDPDGALENAQEFLRRSKARGGHYGSLGANQDAGSTLNNAFRLRGLNAWGRYYGDAVFDPFAGSGYVDQSIRGNIRPFANAEIFDDEIDLYKLNSNSFSALLQGLLLDPHMLSGRSRSANLLRRPFLEGSLGAGFINSAGETKPTGEAELQGFANAPFPVSGYLNLTWVQTPYGGDYGPFLTSPAGFGGQGSFDGDIRNLSGNGYLTATPNPDDRFVLYANHSDSRLDQLISFPTVGYTESDDIDTKSTAAGLGWSHTFGYRNVVNAAFFYTSAEQNVEQELVAPPLVRIADSVQRNYVAAINHLYGVEDLTWRYGIEGGFADINATDSLLGTSVDERIGIGRVYVDLLHEITPSLKAEYALFGTVMDGGSTDVARLEPRFGVAWAPLDGQWLRAAFMRQSYDMGSPTLSPIGVVGIQSNQPYSGIDGYTDTIALQWDAQWTDRLFTSIEYQHQEIRDLDLAYPVAGPFLPYLPGGLTISKANIDRVSATANVALAYGFGVSATVAYSHSTNEDTGSAGFGDALPYIPERSGQLALTWVNEANVKATVAANYIGERQGDGGLGGADRLDDYWTLDANLIWEPLDKRFALEASAFNLLDEDFEVAPGVPGWGRAVKGSLKIRF
- a CDS encoding Pycsar system effector family protein, with the translated sequence MADFESATELMMSDPSTGDIGSEYFDHIKKINDIFYDQIKISDQKAAYIFTFMLAFLVSSSEVRAVFTWTRYADGNLQHILFSGLLAAASVFSILSAILVVLPRHLTKSTSLFWGTWGEHRQLFWDAAARRDERYLFAEYLDNADILSTIARGKYRCVTLAFRGLMVTVIAYVLLLIAG
- a CDS encoding cold-shock protein yields the protein MATKGTVKFFNQDKGFGFITPEGGAKDVFVHISALQASGIQSLREGQQVTFDTEPDRMGKGPKAVNISAN
- the dusA gene encoding tRNA dihydrouridine(20/20a) synthase DusA, translated to MIDWTDRHCRYFHRQISHNALLYTEMVVADAIIHGPRERLLSFDAAEHPIALQLGGSDPAKLAEAVRIAAPYGYDEINLNVGCPSDRVQSGTFGACLMLTPEVVADCVRAMKAVSSVPVTVKCRIGVDEQDPEAALPDLVTRVLDAGADAIWIHARKAWLKGLSPKENREIPPLDYSMVYRMKERWPGVFIGINGGIQTLDEAQAHLAHVDGVMLGRAAYQNAAILADVDQRFYGAPAKEMDWDALRDRMMAYAAAHIDNGGRLQHIARHMVGLFTGLPGARRYRQILSTDATKPGAGPDVIAAAFAAVDLSAAPAEALSA
- a CDS encoding J domain-containing protein — its product is MLGIDRDAGEQAIRSAWRKAAKTAHPDAGGDAEHFGRLQAAYDLLKDPVRRRVYDDTGYDPQLADPKDIEGVLMLEKLVNDIILDEREPGSFDPVAAIRRKLSDDIVKNRFHILELERHRNRVRQHIDRLGRRPETDVLGSMLRARSQSITDAIQKAQGQIEAIEHAYQMIEGYSYELEALVMVAERGSEVEVRRGEAAE
- a CDS encoding IS1595 family transposase, with product MPFLDILTALWFSVNSVKGKSALQLSRELGVQYKTAWVILMKMREAISSRRLDMMLEGEIHIDGKYAGGHIKPENRKADRVDRRRAENQNNKRLTILTMREKSPFGRGREQTLTRVIRSEDSNEAWEMVRKHVRRGSRLHADEHFSYDDLEGLQELHRVNHSEEYQAKGGVNTNHVESFFSRIQRAYVGIHHRFSVRYFDWYAAEMAWREDNRRVDNGMQLWGMIYKGLSRPTSRNLCGYWQGNHPPDLVWKGGESPDA